One part of the Vicia villosa cultivar HV-30 ecotype Madison, WI linkage group LG6, Vvil1.0, whole genome shotgun sequence genome encodes these proteins:
- the LOC131610663 gene encoding uncharacterized protein LOC131610663, with the protein MSDQLQILDGTTLRDLDLSTAVSDRPVTGAQLLHIAHSRASSSLFDLPLPDPLKASALNRLRSSSSDVEPSFSPETEYQPLQASHILKQYITAIADELKGCPLVVSILDGSTLRLLFEDEDDFAMLAENLFTELDIEDKGKISKSEIRNALVQMGVDMGVPPFSEYPQLNDLLSKHGADGEEELGQAQFAQLLQFVLQDLEVELSKKNFVFIQNIQIINGSKIRQLLANEKELNSFVEKALQEKLNAKDGLGSTEIIRSFLEKNTKELGLPLSAGGDAADLFYEYVFADVAKEKGAVELEKEEPAKLLKDILEKMAEQLELNPVYQDFA; encoded by the exons ATGTCAGACCAATTGCAGATACTTGACGGAACTACCCTCCGTGACCTCGATCTATCCACCGCCGTCTCCGATCGACCGGTCACCGGAGCTCAACTACTTCACATTGCTCATTCCCGAGCTTCCTCTTCCCTCTTCGATCTTCCTTTACCCGATCCTCTCAAAGCCTCTGCACTCAATCGCCTCCGTAGTAGTAGCTCCGACGTTGAACCTTCCTTTTCACCTGAGACTGAGTATCAGCCTTTACAGGCTTCTCATATCCTCAAACAATACATCACCGCCATCGCCGATGAACTCAAAG GTTGTCCTCTTGTTGTATCAATCTTGGATGGAAGTACTCTTCGTTTGTTGTTTGAGGATGAGGATGATTTTGCCATGCTAGCCGAAAATCTGTTCACTGAATTGGACATTGAAGATAAGGGGAAAATCAGCAAGAGTGAGATTCGAAATGCTCTTGTTCAGATGGGAGTTGACATGGGAGTTCCTCCTTTCTCAG AATATCCTCAGCTAAACGACTTGTTGAGTAAACATGGAGCGGATGGAGAAGAAGAACTGGGCCAGGCACAATTTGCACAGCTTCTGCAGTTTGTATTACAAGATCTTGAGGTGGAACTTTCCAAAAAGAATTTTGTTTTCATCCAGAATATTCAAATCATAAATGGCTCTAAGATAAGACAG CTATTGGCCAATGAAAAGGAGTTAAACAGCTTTGTGGAGAAGGCATTACAAGAAAAACTAAATGCAAAGGATGGTTTAGGGAGCACGGAAATAATAAGGAGCTTCCTTGAGAAAAACACTAAGGAGTTGGGTTTACCACTATCTGCTGGTGGCGATGCAGCTGATCTTTTTTATGAATATGTTTTTGCTGATGTAGCCAAAGAAAAAGGTGCAGTGGAATTAGAGAAAGAAGAGCCAGCAAAACTTTTGAAAGATATCTTAGAGAAAATGGCAGAGCAACTTGAGTTGAATCCAGTATATCAGGACTTTGcttga
- the LOC131610662 gene encoding GDP-mannose 3,5-epimerase 2: protein MGSSGTNEYGAYTYQNLEREPYWPSEKLRISITGAGGFIASHIARRLKTEGHYIIASDWKKNEHMTEDMFCHEFHLVDLRVMDNCLKVTEGVDHVFNLAADMGGMGFIQSNHSVIMYNNTMISFNMIEAGRINGVKRFFYASSACIYPEFKQLETNVSLKEADAWPAEPQDAYGLEKLATEELCKHYNKDFGIECRIGRFHNIYGPFGTWKGGREKAPAAFCRKTLTSTDKFEMWGDGLQTRSFTFIDECVEGVLRLTKSDFREPVNIGSDEMVSMNEMAEIVLSFENKSIPIQHIPGPEGVRGRNSDNTLIKEKLGWAPTMKLKDGLRITYFWIKEQLEKEKAGGADLTSYGSSKVVQTQAPVQLGSLRAADGNE, encoded by the exons ATGGGAAGTTCTGGAACAAACGAGTATGGTGCATACACATACCAAAACCTTGAGAGAGAGCCTTATTGGCCATCAGAGAAGCTAAGAATTTCCATCACCGGTGCCGGTGGTTTCATCGCCTCACACATTGCTCGCCGCCTTAAGACGGAAGGTCATTACATTATTGCTTCTGATTGGAAGAAGAATGAACACATGACTGAAGACATGTTCTGCCATGAGTTTCATCTTGTTGATCTTAGGGTTATGGATAATTGCCTCAAAGTTACTGAGGGTGTTGATCATGTTTTCAATCTTGCTGCTGATATGGGTGGGATGGGGTTTATTCAATCCAATCACTCTGTTATTATGTATAATAATACAATGATTAGCTTCAATATGATTGAGGCTGGTAGGATTAATGGTGTTAAGAG GTTTTTTTATGCCTCTAGTGCTTGTATCTATCCTGAATTTAAGCAGTTGGAAACAAATGTGAGCTTGAAGGAGGCTGATGCATGGCCTGCTGAG CCTCAAGATGCATATGGGTTGGAGAAGCTTGCAACAGAAGAGTTATGCAAGCATTATAACAAAGATTTTGGAATTGAGTGCCGTATTGGGAGGTTCCATAACATATATGGCCCTTTTGGAACATGGAAAG GTGGAAGGGAGAAGGCTCCTGCTGCTTTTTGTCGGAAGACACTTACGTCCACAGATAAATTTGAGATGTGGGGAGATGGATTGCAGACACGATCCTTTACCTTTATTGACGAGTGTGTTGAAGGTGTGCTTAG ATTGACTAAATCAGACTTCCGGGAACCGGTGAATATTGGAAGTGACGAAATGGTGAGCATGAATGAGATGGCTGAGATTGTTCTTAGCTTTGAGAACAAAAGCATACCAATCCAACACATTCCTGGTCCAGAGGGTGTTCGTGGCCGCAATTCAGACAATACTCTTATCAAAGAGAAACTTGGCTGGGCTCCAACAATGAAGTTGAAG GACGGACTGAGAATtacatacttctggattaaggagCAGCTCGAGAAAGAGAAAGCTGGAGGCGCTGACTTAACATCCTATGGATCATCCAAAGTGGTTCAAACTCAAGCACCTGTTCAACTAGGTTCTCTTCGGGCCGCAGACGGCAACGAATGA
- the LOC131610665 gene encoding light-inducible protein CPRF2 produces the protein MERVFSIAEITEQYWLTSKACKEGESKMNRSDSEWAFQQFLQQQEQEAAANTSHAKPCSSSTSTSSSNVDLKLNINNNNNNNNNINNSEDYQAFLKTKLELACAAFAMSRGSLVKSQEPDNGSHAPDASEHGPIPALKGLQNKDVQKKPVVSIRSTTSGSSDDEEAEGEINMNGDTNPSDAKRVRRMLSNRESARRSRRRKQAHLSELETQVSQLRGENTSLSKSLTDVSQKYNDSAVDNRILKADVERLRAQVKMAEETVKRFTGLNPMMFNEMSEISTMGMGMSLFDGSPSESSADASVPEGSNNHFCQPASSNLMPASHNIRGVNNGLGGIVSSAESMQKNTAAGNKIGRTNSLPRVASLEHLQNRIRGGADEEK, from the exons ATGGAAAGAGTGTTTTCAATTGCAGAAATCACTGAACAATATTGGTTAACATCTAAGGCTTGTAAAGAAGGAGAATCAAAGATGAATAGAAGTGATTCTGAATGGGCTTTTCAACAGTTTCTTCAGCAACAAGAACAAGAAGCTGCTGCTAATACTTCTCATGCAAAGCCTTGttcttcttcaacttcaactTCTTCTTCCAACGTTGATCTCAAACTCAAtatcaataacaataataacaataataataatatcaataattCAGAAGATTACCAAGCTTTTCTCAAAACCAAACTTGAACTCGCCTGCGCCGCATTCGCCATGTCTCGG GGATCTTTGGTGAAATCTCAGGAACCTGACAATGGATCACATGCACCTGATGCTTCTGAACATGGACCTATTCCTGCTTTAAAAGGTTTGCAGAATAAAGATGTGCAGAAGAAGCCTGTTGTTTCAATCAGGTCAACAACAAGTGGTTCATCAGATGATGAGGAAGCTGAGGGAGAGATTAATATGAATGGTGACACGAATCCTTCTGATGCAAAAAGAGTAAGAAG GATGCTTTCTAATAGGGAGTCTGCTAGACGTTCGAGACGAAGAAAGCAAGCTCATTTATCTGAGCTTGAAACACAG GTCTCTCAATTAAGAGGTGAAAACACTTCACTGTCTAAGAGTTTAACAGATGTGTCTCAAAAATACAATGATTCTGCTGTTGACAACAGAATATTAAAAGCTGATGTTGAAAGATTGAGGGCACAG GTGAAGATGGCTGAAGAGACGGTTAAAAGATTTACCGGATTGAATCCAATGATGTTTAATGAAATGTCTGAGATATCAACAATGGGAATGGGAATGTCATTATTTGATGGAAGCCCTTCTGAGTCATCAGCTGATGCATCTGTGCCTGAAGGTTCAAATAATCACTTTTGTCAACCAGCTTCTAGTAATCTTATGCCTGCAAGTCATAATATAAGAGGAGTCAATAATGGATTGGGAGGCATTGTTTCTTCAGCTGAAAGTATGCAGAAGAACACTGCAGCAGGGAACAAGATAGGCCGAACAAACTCCTTGCCGCGAGTGGCTAGCTTGGAACATCTTCAGAATCGGATTCGCGGTGGTGCTGATGAAGAGAAGTGA